In one Streptomyces sp. T12 genomic region, the following are encoded:
- a CDS encoding TIGR03936 family radical SAM-associated protein: protein MQRIRLRYTKRGRLRFTSHRDFQRAFERALRRAEVPMAYSAGFTPHPKVSYANAAPTGTGSEAEYLEIALTEARDPEQLRVLLDESLPAGLDVTEAVEARISGLADRLTASVWELRLDGVDPADAERAVAAFNAAETVEVQRMTKNGVRTFDARPAVVHLESTDGTETHSSAADRPTDQACAILRLVVRHVTPAVRPDDVLSGLRAVADLAPPVPAAVTRLAQGLFDEETGTVTDPLAPDREAATAPTEAETAAAATAPA from the coding sequence GTGCAGCGCATCCGACTGCGCTACACCAAGCGCGGCCGCCTCCGGTTCACCAGCCACCGTGACTTCCAGCGCGCCTTCGAGCGTGCGCTGCGCCGTGCCGAGGTGCCGATGGCGTACTCGGCGGGGTTCACGCCGCATCCGAAGGTGTCGTACGCCAATGCCGCACCCACCGGTACGGGCAGTGAGGCGGAGTACCTGGAGATCGCGCTCACCGAGGCGCGCGATCCGGAGCAGTTGAGAGTGCTCCTCGACGAGTCGCTGCCCGCCGGGCTCGACGTCACCGAGGCGGTCGAGGCCCGGATCTCCGGGCTCGCCGACCGGCTCACGGCGTCGGTCTGGGAGCTGCGGCTCGACGGCGTGGACCCGGCCGACGCCGAGCGCGCGGTCGCGGCCTTCAACGCCGCCGAAACGGTCGAGGTCCAGCGCATGACCAAGAACGGCGTGCGCACCTTCGACGCCCGCCCGGCGGTCGTCCACCTCGAAAGCACCGACGGAACGGAAACGCACAGTTCGGCAGCTGATAGGCCGACCGACCAGGCCTGTGCGATACTGCGGCTGGTTGTTCGGCACGTGACGCCTGCCGTACGACCCGACGACGTCCTGTCCGGTCTCCGCGCCGTGGCCGACCTGGCGCCGCCGGTCCCCGCAGCGGTGACCAGGCTGGCGCAGGGGCTGTTCGATGAAGAGACCGGCACGGTGACCGACCCGCTCGCGCCCGACCGCGAGGCAGCGACGGCCCCAACCGAGGCCGAGACCGCTGCCGCCGCGACGGCGCCGGCGTAA
- a CDS encoding recombinase family protein, translating to MKTYDIESEWTASDLALLKDLKRAEALLPEDAPRALLSVRLSVLTEDTTSPVRQELDLRLLAREKGYRVVGVASDLNVSATKVPPWKRKELGEWLNNRAPEFDALLFWKLDRFIRRMTDLSTMIEWCERYGKNLVSKNDAIDLSTTVGRIMVTLIGGIAEIEAANTSTRVTSLWDYARTQDSWLVGKPTYGYVTTKADGKPTLAIEPSAHKALHWARRMALRGVSARRMALCLVRSGLMSAGLTTSTLLRRLRNPALMGYRVEENKQGGKRRSRLVLGNNGKPMRVGPLIFTKEEFETLQAALDRRGKSQPTRQAGGATQFLGVLICVDCSTNMTVQKNMSNGRSYTYLRCGKCKGGGLGAPNPQDVYDVLVGDALRVLGDFPVQVREYAKGAEARAEVKRLEDAISYYMAELEPEGRFSKTRFTRERAEKTLDKLTEELSAIDPETTQDRWVLVHNGKTFREMWEAGGMEAMAEDLRRVGVTCDVTRTKVKGVRAPSVHLRLKIPRDVRERLVIKGDDFAARL from the coding sequence ATGAAGACGTACGACATCGAGAGCGAGTGGACCGCCTCGGACCTGGCTCTCCTGAAGGACCTGAAGCGGGCGGAGGCTCTGCTCCCCGAGGATGCTCCGCGCGCGCTCCTCTCCGTCCGCCTGTCCGTACTTACGGAAGACACCACCTCACCCGTACGACAGGAACTCGACCTGCGTCTCCTGGCCAGAGAGAAGGGGTACCGCGTCGTCGGTGTCGCCTCCGATCTGAACGTGTCGGCGACGAAGGTTCCGCCGTGGAAGCGGAAGGAGCTCGGGGAGTGGCTCAACAACCGGGCCCCAGAGTTCGATGCTCTGCTCTTCTGGAAGCTCGACCGCTTCATCCGTCGCATGACGGACCTGTCCACGATGATCGAGTGGTGCGAGCGGTACGGGAAGAACCTCGTATCGAAGAACGACGCGATCGACCTCAGTACGACCGTGGGCCGGATCATGGTCACGCTCATCGGCGGCATCGCCGAGATCGAGGCGGCGAACACGTCGACCCGCGTCACGTCTCTGTGGGACTACGCACGCACGCAGGACTCGTGGCTCGTCGGGAAGCCGACGTACGGATACGTCACGACGAAGGCGGACGGGAAGCCGACGCTCGCCATCGAGCCGAGCGCACACAAGGCACTGCACTGGGCCCGGCGCATGGCGCTCCGGGGCGTCTCCGCCCGACGTATGGCCCTCTGTCTCGTCCGCTCCGGACTCATGTCGGCAGGACTCACCACGTCGACTCTCCTCCGACGCCTTCGTAACCCCGCGCTCATGGGCTACCGGGTCGAGGAGAACAAGCAGGGCGGGAAGCGGCGGAGCAGGCTCGTCCTCGGTAACAATGGCAAGCCGATGCGAGTCGGCCCCCTGATCTTCACCAAGGAGGAGTTCGAGACCCTTCAAGCGGCACTCGACCGACGGGGTAAGAGCCAGCCCACCCGACAGGCGGGCGGAGCGACCCAGTTCCTCGGCGTACTCATCTGCGTCGACTGCTCGACCAACATGACCGTGCAGAAGAACATGAGCAACGGCCGGAGCTACACCTACCTGCGCTGCGGGAAGTGCAAGGGCGGCGGGCTCGGCGCACCCAACCCGCAGGACGTGTACGACGTCCTCGTGGGCGATGCACTGCGGGTCCTCGGCGACTTCCCCGTCCAGGTCCGGGAGTACGCGAAGGGAGCCGAGGCACGCGCCGAAGTCAAGCGGCTCGAAGATGCCATCTCCTATTACATGGCGGAGCTCGAACCAGAGGGCCGCTTCTCGAAGACGCGGTTCACTCGCGAGCGGGCGGAGAAGACGCTCGACAAGCTCACGGAAGAGTTGAGCGCCATCGATCCCGAGACCACGCAAGACCGTTGGGTACTCGTGCACAACGGCAAGACCTTCCGGGAGATGTGGGAAGCCGGCGGTATGGAGGCCATGGCTGAGGACCTGCGCCGCGTGGGCGTCACGTGCGATGTGACCCGCACGAAGGTGAAGGGAGTGCGAGCCCCGTCCGTACACCTGCGGCTCAAGATCCCGCGCGACGTACGCGAACGCCTGGTCATCAAGGGTGACGACTTCGCCGCAAGGCTCTGA
- a CDS encoding recombinase family protein: MTTNTITGQLIGYARVSTDDQEAQLQRDALTAAGCVRIFEDKASGKSTDRPELTAVLDYARPGDVLCVWKLDRLGRSLIDLVSIVDGLRERGIGFRVLDGALSSVDTTSADGRLFFQIIAAMAEFERSLIKDRTRAGLEAAKAQGRTGGRPSVVDEDVLTVARARKAKGESVSAIAKALGVSRATLYRHLGESA; the protein is encoded by the coding sequence ATGACGACGAACACGATCACTGGCCAGCTCATCGGTTACGCCCGCGTCTCCACTGACGACCAGGAAGCGCAGCTTCAGCGCGACGCGCTGACGGCCGCAGGGTGCGTCCGCATCTTCGAGGACAAGGCCAGTGGGAAGAGCACCGACCGGCCGGAACTGACGGCCGTACTGGACTACGCCCGACCGGGCGACGTCCTGTGCGTGTGGAAGCTTGACCGGCTCGGCCGGTCGCTCATCGACCTTGTGTCCATCGTCGACGGCCTGCGCGAGCGCGGCATAGGTTTCCGCGTGCTCGACGGTGCGCTCTCCTCCGTCGACACCACGTCGGCCGACGGACGCCTCTTCTTCCAGATCATCGCGGCCATGGCGGAGTTCGAGCGGTCGCTCATCAAGGACCGCACGCGAGCCGGACTGGAAGCAGCCAAGGCGCAGGGCCGTACCGGCGGCCGGCCGTCTGTGGTGGACGAGGACGTACTCACCGTGGCCCGTGCCAGGAAGGCCAAGGGCGAGAGCGTCAGCGCCATCGCCAAGGCCCTCGGCGTCTCCCGCGCCACGCTGTACCGACACCTGGGAGAGAGCGCCTGA
- a CDS encoding helix-turn-helix transcriptional regulator — MTFEAEQLGESGTELASLLRDLRKRAGLSGDRLAARCNMSQSKVSRIENGRTRPSLVDVEQILRALDAPPELVAEVSALARMANTEWRNVRELRRKGLGTRQAELKSLEASSTQMRYFLLSMVTGLLATPEYVRASLAHSTADTSKAVAGKLGRQAVLYDASKRFTFVLTEQAVRWPVVSPLALAEQMDRLASLSYLPNVQIGVIPVGALTPRTPLSTFTIYDTALVTIETTAGSLVLRDGRDVQAYLREFAGYEEHALFGEDARERLAEWSAACRA; from the coding sequence GTGACGTTCGAGGCTGAGCAGCTTGGCGAGTCTGGTACCGAACTCGCCTCTCTGCTTCGGGACTTGCGCAAGCGAGCCGGCCTCTCAGGGGACCGGCTCGCGGCACGCTGCAACATGTCCCAGTCGAAGGTGTCTCGCATCGAGAACGGCAGGACACGGCCGTCCCTGGTTGACGTCGAGCAGATCTTGCGAGCGCTGGACGCTCCGCCGGAACTCGTTGCCGAGGTCTCCGCCCTCGCCAGGATGGCGAACACCGAGTGGCGGAACGTCCGAGAGCTTCGGCGCAAGGGGCTCGGTACGAGACAGGCCGAGCTGAAGTCGCTCGAAGCGTCCTCCACGCAGATGCGGTACTTCCTGCTCTCGATGGTTACCGGCCTGCTTGCAACACCGGAGTATGTACGGGCGAGCCTGGCTCACTCGACGGCCGACACGAGCAAGGCCGTAGCGGGGAAGCTGGGACGGCAAGCCGTCCTCTACGACGCCTCGAAGCGGTTCACGTTCGTTCTGACTGAGCAGGCGGTTCGCTGGCCGGTCGTCTCCCCACTGGCACTGGCCGAGCAGATGGACCGGCTGGCGTCCCTGTCCTACCTCCCGAACGTTCAGATCGGGGTGATCCCTGTAGGTGCACTGACGCCCCGAACCCCTCTGAGTACGTTCACCATCTACGACACCGCGTTGGTCACCATCGAGACGACGGCGGGAAGTCTCGTGCTCCGCGACGGCCGAGATGTTCAGGCGTACCTGAGGGAGTTCGCCGGGTACGAGGAACACGCCCTCTTCGGCGAAGATGCGCGGGAACGGCTGGCCGAGTGGTCCGCCGCTTGCCGTGCATGA
- a CDS encoding DUF6879 family protein: MLLDGDEWRAKLRGFQSEAWRLETLPQYLVPQEAEELEAFRAGKRVDPHAYSSAYTEDLKRLRGEGKSKGRVHVLTRSLSEYLRFEFSRYYAPHVLAGEDIRILDVTERENPLPEVGDFWMFDRSTVVLMHYEGDGTQISRELYEGDPAPFIEWQRIAVAESVPFLEYVERVTE, encoded by the coding sequence GTGCTCTTGGATGGTGACGAGTGGCGGGCGAAGCTCCGAGGCTTCCAGTCGGAAGCGTGGCGACTGGAGACCCTGCCCCAGTACCTCGTACCGCAGGAGGCGGAAGAGCTTGAAGCCTTCCGGGCAGGCAAGCGCGTCGACCCGCACGCCTACTCGTCCGCGTACACGGAAGACCTGAAGCGGTTGCGCGGCGAGGGCAAGAGTAAGGGGCGAGTGCACGTCCTGACTCGATCGCTCTCCGAGTACCTGCGCTTCGAGTTCTCGAGGTACTACGCCCCGCACGTGCTCGCCGGGGAGGACATCCGCATCCTTGACGTGACCGAGCGAGAGAACCCGTTGCCGGAGGTCGGGGACTTCTGGATGTTCGACCGCTCGACGGTCGTCCTGATGCACTACGAGGGCGACGGCACACAGATCAGCCGGGAGCTGTACGAGGGCGACCCTGCGCCTTTCATCGAGTGGCAGCGCATCGCCGTTGCCGAGTCGGTTCCCTTCCTGGAGTACGTGGAGCGCGTGACGGAGTGA
- a CDS encoding TIGR03960 family B12-binding radical SAM protein: MPAEVAASVFPQLEALLPHVQKPIQYVGGELNSTVKPWESCDVRWALMYPDAYEVGLPNQGVMILYEVLNEQEGVLAERTYSVWPDLEALMREQGVPQFTVDSHRPVRAFDVFGLSFSTELGYTNMLTALDLAGIPLESKDRTIDDPIVLAGGHAAFNPEPIADFIDAAIIGDGEQAVLDMTKIIREWKAEGQPGGREEVLLRLAKTGSVYIPAFYDVEYLSDGRIARVVPNKSGVPWRVSKHTVMDLDEWPYPKQPLVPLAETVHERMSVEIFRGCTRGCRFCQAGMITRPVRERSITGIGDMVDKGLKATGFEEVGLLSLSSADHSEIGDIAKGLADRYEEDKIGLSLPSTRVDAFNVDLANELTRNGRRSGLTFAPEGGSERMRKVINKMVSEEDLIRTVATAYGNGWRQVKLYFMCGLPTETDDDVLQIADMAMNVIAKGREVSRSNDIRCTVSIGGFVPKPHTPFQWAPQLSAEETDARLEKLRDKIRGDKKYGRSIGFRYHDGKPGIVEGLLSRGDRRIGSVIRAVYEDGGRFDGWREHFSYDRWMSCADKALAPFGVDVDWYTTRERTYEEVLPWDHLDSGLDKDWLWEDWQDALDETEVEDCRWTPCFDCGVCPQMDTAIQIGPTGKKLLPLTVKK, encoded by the coding sequence ATGCCTGCCGAAGTCGCTGCGTCGGTGTTCCCGCAGCTCGAAGCTCTGCTCCCGCATGTGCAGAAGCCGATCCAGTACGTCGGCGGAGAGCTCAACTCCACGGTCAAGCCGTGGGAGTCCTGTGACGTCCGCTGGGCGCTCATGTACCCGGACGCGTACGAGGTCGGTCTGCCCAACCAGGGCGTCATGATCCTTTACGAGGTCCTGAACGAGCAGGAGGGCGTCCTCGCCGAGCGCACGTACAGCGTGTGGCCGGACCTGGAGGCGCTCATGCGCGAGCAGGGCGTCCCGCAGTTCACGGTGGACAGCCACCGGCCGGTGCGCGCGTTCGACGTGTTCGGGCTGAGCTTCTCCACCGAGCTGGGCTACACGAACATGCTGACGGCCCTGGACCTGGCGGGCATCCCGCTGGAGTCGAAGGACCGGACGATCGACGACCCGATCGTGCTGGCCGGCGGCCATGCTGCGTTCAACCCCGAGCCGATCGCGGACTTCATCGACGCGGCGATCATCGGCGACGGTGAGCAGGCCGTGCTGGACATGACGAAGATCATCCGCGAGTGGAAGGCGGAGGGGCAGCCGGGCGGCCGCGAGGAGGTCCTCCTCCGCCTCGCGAAGACGGGCTCGGTGTACATCCCGGCGTTCTACGACGTCGAGTACCTCTCCGACGGCCGTATCGCCCGCGTCGTACCGAACAAGTCGGGTGTCCCGTGGCGCGTGTCGAAGCACACCGTCATGGACCTCGACGAGTGGCCGTACCCCAAGCAGCCCCTCGTCCCCCTCGCCGAGACGGTCCACGAGCGCATGTCGGTGGAGATCTTCCGCGGCTGCACCCGGGGCTGCCGCTTCTGCCAGGCGGGCATGATCACGCGCCCGGTGCGCGAGCGCTCGATCACGGGCATCGGCGACATGGTCGACAAGGGCCTGAAGGCGACGGGCTTCGAAGAGGTCGGGCTCCTGTCCCTCTCGTCGGCCGACCACAGCGAGATCGGCGACATCGCGAAGGGCCTGGCGGACAGGTACGAGGAGGACAAGATCGGCCTGTCCCTCCCCTCCACCCGCGTGGACGCGTTCAACGTGGACCTGGCGAACGAGCTCACGAGGAACGGTCGCAGGTCGGGCCTGACCTTCGCCCCCGAGGGCGGCTCCGAGCGCATGCGCAAGGTCATCAACAAGATGGTCTCGGAAGAGGACCTGATCCGTACGGTCGCGACGGCGTACGGCAACGGCTGGCGCCAGGTGAAGCTGTACTTCATGTGCGGCCTGCCGACGGAGACCGACGACGACGTCCTGCAGATCGCGGACATGGCGATGAACGTGATCGCCAAGGGCCGTGAGGTCTCCAGGTCCAACGACATCCGCTGCACGGTCTCGATCGGCGGCTTCGTCCCCAAGCCCCACACGCCGTTCCAGTGGGCGCCGCAGCTGAGCGCGGAGGAGACGGACGCCCGTCTGGAGAAACTCCGCGACAAGATCCGCGGCGACAAGAAGTACGGCCGCTCGATCGGCTTCCGCTACCACGACGGCAAGCCCGGCATCGTCGAGGGCCTCCTGTCCCGGGGCGACCGCCGCATCGGCTCGGTCATCCGCGCGGTCTACGAGGACGGCGGCCGCTTCGACGGCTGGCGCGAGCACTTCTCCTACGACCGCTGGATGAGTTGCGCCGACAAGGCGCTGGCCCCCTTCGGTGTCGACGTCGACTGGTACACGACGCGCGAGCGCACGTACGAGGAGGTCCTGCCCTGGGACCACCTCGACTCCGGCCTCGACAAGGACTGGCTCTGGGAGGACTGGCAGGACGCCCTCGACGAGACCGAGGTGGAGGACTGCCGGTGGACGCCGTGCTTCGACTGTGGGGTGTGCCCGCAGATGGACACGGCTATACAAATTGGCCCCACCGGCAAGAAGCTGCTCCCGCTCACGGTCAAGAAGTAG
- a CDS encoding CYTH and CHAD domain-containing protein, protein MADTKREIERKYESDHSGLPDLTGVAGVETVVDKGVVHLDATYYDTVDERLTASSITLRRRTGGSDAGWHLKFPVSEGVRDEIRAPLSDTLPDELAALVRSRVRDVDLLPVVRLRSDRDVRDLLDAEGRLLAEVSVDAVHAERLSGGVGDVQWTEIEVELADGGDPAFLDKVEKRLRKAGVRPSASSSKLGRALAETAPKKKRSSASFDAPVTAGDHVLAYVRAQRDAIVELDPAVRQDVEDSVHSMRVATRRMRGTFKSYGKVLDRAVTDPIGDELKWLAGELGVDRDREVLTERLTAALDEVPGTLVSGPVSERLDTWASAKHGGARGKLIGVLDSQRYLALLDTLDALIADPPLLKAAGKKPHTVIAKAVRKDFRKVTGLVGQALELEPGTDRDVAIHEARKKTKRTRYAAEAACPVLGKPAKAMVKSMKSLQNLLGEHQDSVMARQTLRELSAVAHAAGESAFTYGLLYGREEQRAQAVEAELPGFWDGIKGEADTL, encoded by the coding sequence ATGGCGGACACAAAGCGCGAGATCGAGCGGAAGTACGAATCCGACCACAGTGGCTTGCCCGACCTGACCGGTGTCGCCGGGGTCGAGACCGTCGTCGACAAGGGTGTGGTCCACCTGGACGCCACCTATTACGACACCGTGGACGAACGCCTCACCGCGTCCTCGATCACCCTGCGCCGCCGCACCGGCGGATCGGACGCGGGCTGGCACCTGAAGTTCCCCGTCTCCGAGGGCGTCCGCGACGAGATCCGCGCACCGCTCTCCGACACCCTTCCCGACGAACTCGCCGCTCTGGTCCGCTCCCGGGTCAGGGACGTCGACCTGCTGCCCGTGGTCCGGCTGCGCTCGGACCGTGACGTGCGCGACCTCCTCGACGCGGAGGGACGGCTGCTGGCGGAGGTCAGTGTGGACGCCGTGCACGCCGAGCGGCTCAGTGGCGGCGTCGGTGACGTCCAGTGGACCGAGATCGAGGTGGAGCTCGCCGACGGCGGCGACCCGGCCTTCCTCGACAAGGTGGAGAAGCGGCTGCGCAAGGCGGGTGTACGGCCGTCCGCGTCCTCCTCGAAGCTGGGCCGGGCCCTCGCGGAGACCGCCCCCAAGAAGAAGCGTTCCTCCGCCTCGTTCGACGCCCCCGTGACCGCCGGCGACCACGTGCTCGCGTACGTCCGTGCCCAGCGGGACGCGATCGTCGAGCTCGACCCGGCCGTACGCCAGGACGTCGAGGACTCCGTGCACAGCATGCGCGTCGCCACCCGCCGGATGCGCGGCACCTTCAAGTCGTACGGCAAAGTCCTGGACCGGGCCGTCACCGATCCGATCGGCGACGAGCTGAAGTGGCTGGCCGGCGAGCTGGGCGTGGACCGGGACCGCGAGGTGCTGACCGAGCGGCTGACGGCGGCCCTCGACGAGGTGCCCGGCACCCTGGTCTCCGGCCCGGTCTCGGAGCGCCTGGACACCTGGGCGAGCGCCAAGCACGGCGGGGCCCGCGGCAAGCTGATCGGCGTCCTGGACTCCCAGCGCTATCTCGCCCTGCTCGACACCCTGGACGCGCTGATCGCGGACCCGCCGCTGCTGAAGGCGGCCGGGAAGAAGCCCCACACGGTGATCGCCAAGGCCGTGCGGAAGGACTTCCGGAAGGTCACCGGGCTCGTCGGGCAGGCGCTGGAGCTGGAGCCCGGCACCGACCGGGACGTCGCGATCCACGAGGCCCGCAAGAAGACCAAGCGCACCCGTTACGCGGCCGAGGCGGCCTGCCCGGTCCTCGGCAAGCCCGCCAAGGCCATGGTCAAGTCCATGAAGTCCCTGCAGAACCTGCTCGGGGAGCACCAGGACAGCGTGATGGCCCGGCAGACTCTGCGCGAGCTGTCCGCGGTTGCCCACGCAGCGGGGGAGAGCGCCTTCACGTACGGGCTGCTCTACGGCCGTGAGGAGCAGCGGGCGCAGGCCGTGGAGGCCGAGCTGCCCGGGTTCTGGGACGGGATCAAGGGCGAGGCGGACACCCTCTGA
- the rodA gene encoding rod shape-determining protein RodA, translating to MTGVNSFQVSGYGPERAGWTRLFARDSLARRLDWPILLAATALSLIGSLLVFSATRNRTELNQGDQYYFLVRHLLNTGIGLALMVGTVWLGHRTLRTAVPILYGLSVFLILLVLTPLGSTINGAHSWIKLPGGFSLQPSEFVKVTIILGMAMLLATRVDAGDRQYPDHRTVVQALGLAAVPMLIVMLMPDLGSVMVMVVIVLGVLLASGASNRWVFGLIGAGTMGAIAVWQLGVLDDYQIARFAAFANPSLDPAGVGYNTNQARIAIGSGGLSGSGLFHGSQTTGQFVPEQQTDFVFTVAGEELGFVGGGLIILLLGVILWRACRIARETTELYGTIVAAGIVAWFAFQAFENIGMTLGIMPVTGLPLPFVSYGGSSMFAVWVAVGLLQSIRVQRPMSA from the coding sequence ATGACCGGCGTCAACAGCTTCCAGGTCTCCGGGTACGGGCCCGAACGGGCGGGCTGGACCCGCCTGTTCGCCCGCGACTCGCTCGCCCGTCGGCTCGACTGGCCGATACTGCTGGCGGCGACGGCCCTGTCGCTGATCGGCTCGCTGCTCGTCTTCTCGGCGACCCGCAACCGCACCGAGCTCAACCAGGGCGACCAGTACTACTTCCTGGTCCGGCATCTGCTGAACACCGGCATCGGCCTCGCCCTGATGGTCGGCACGGTCTGGCTCGGCCACCGCACCCTGCGCACCGCGGTGCCGATCCTGTACGGCCTCTCGGTCTTCCTGATCCTGCTGGTGCTCACCCCGCTCGGCTCCACGATCAACGGCGCCCACTCCTGGATCAAGCTCCCCGGCGGCTTCTCCCTCCAGCCCTCGGAGTTCGTGAAGGTCACGATCATCCTGGGCATGGCGATGCTGCTGGCGACGAGAGTGGACGCGGGGGACAGGCAGTACCCCGACCACCGCACGGTGGTGCAGGCGCTGGGCCTGGCCGCCGTACCGATGCTGATCGTGATGCTCATGCCCGACCTCGGCTCGGTCATGGTGATGGTGGTGATCGTGCTGGGCGTGCTGCTCGCGTCCGGGGCCTCCAACCGCTGGGTCTTCGGGCTGATCGGCGCGGGGACGATGGGCGCCATCGCGGTCTGGCAGCTGGGCGTCCTGGACGACTACCAGATCGCCCGCTTCGCGGCCTTCGCGAACCCCAGCCTCGACCCCGCGGGCGTTGGCTACAACACCAACCAGGCGCGCATCGCGATCGGTTCGGGCGGGCTGTCGGGCTCCGGGCTGTTCCACGGTTCGCAGACGACCGGCCAGTTCGTGCCGGAGCAGCAGACCGACTTCGTCTTCACGGTGGCGGGGGAGGAGCTGGGCTTCGTCGGTGGCGGGCTGATCATCCTGCTCCTCGGCGTGATCCTGTGGCGGGCCTGCCGTATCGCGCGCGAGACGACCGAGCTGTACGGGACGATCGTCGCGGCGGGCATCGTGGCGTGGTTCGCCTTCCAGGCGTTCGAGAACATCGGGATGACGCTGGGGATCATGCCGGTGACCGGCCTGCCGCTGCCGTTCGTGTCGTACGGCGGGTCGTCGATGTTCGCGGTGTGGGTGGCGGTGGGGTTGCTGCAGTCGATCCGGGTGCAGCGTCCGATGTCCGCGTAG